Proteins encoded in a region of the Pseudochaenichthys georgianus chromosome 20, fPseGeo1.2, whole genome shotgun sequence genome:
- the LOC117465568 gene encoding glycine--tRNA ligase-like: MLRRTSELLRTSTEISSFSSLWSKTRSGNNNRPFSVSLCLFKRNKKRSLWLQEGRTMDGNMEEILAPLRLAVKEQGERVRQMKQDGAPDVDVTKAVAELKARKRAFETKELSLQPKDDIVDRTKMEDTLKRRFFYDQAFAIYGGVSGLYDFGPVGCALKNNILQVWRQHFIQEEQILEIDCTMLTPEAVLKTSGHVDKFADYMVKDVKNGECFRADHLLKAHLQKLMSDKKCSADKKAEMEEVTTQMDNYTQQELTDFFVKYNVKSPITGNDLTAPTLFNLMFQTSIGPGGNMTGYLRPETAQGIFLNFKRLLEFNQGKLPFAAAQIGNSFRNEISPRSGLIRVREFTMAEIEHFVDPSEKIHPKFSNVADLDLTLYSSKAQTSGQSAKIMRLGDAVEQGVINNTVLGYFIGRIYLYLTKVGISKDKLRFRQHMDNEMAHYACDCWDAETKTSYGWIEIVGCADRSCFDLQCHAKATKVPLVAEKPLKEPKIVNVVQFEANKGAIGKAYKKDAKIAMEYLSGCDESFIAEQEQLLTDAGEFTIESEGKSFKLTKDMVSVKRFQKTLHVEEIVPNVIEPSFGIGRVMYSIFEHTFQVREGDDQRTYFSFPATVAPYKCSVLPLSQNQDFVPFVKQLSEAMTKNNVSYKVDDSAGSIGRRYARTDEIGVAFGITIDFDTVNKTPHTATLRDRDSMRQIRAEVSELPDIVRDLANGSLTWAEVESKFPLFEGQETGKKDTVEE; the protein is encoded by the exons ATGCTTCGTAGAACATCAGAACTGCTGAGGACCAGCACCGAGAtatcctccttctcctccctgtGGTCAAAGACCCGGTCCGGAAACAACAACAGACCGTTTTCCGTGTCTCTGTGCCTGTTTAAGAGGAACAAGAAGAGAAGTCTTTGGCTGCAGGAAGGACGAACCATGGACGGAAACATGGAGGAGATTCTGGCCCCTTTGAGGCTGGCAGTCAAAGAACAG GGGGAACGGGTGCGTCAAATGAAACAGGATGGAGCTCCTGATGTGGATGTTACTAAAGCTGTGGCTGAACTGAAGGCGAGGAAGAGGGCTTTTGAAACCAAG GAACTGTCATTACAACCCAAAGATGACATCGTTGACAGAACCAAGATGGAGGACACCCTCAAGAGGAGATTCTTCTACGACCAGGCCTTTGCCATCTATGGAG GTGTGAGCGGCCTGTATGACTTCGGCCCTGTCGGCTGCGCCCTGAAGAACAACATCCTGCAGGTGTGGAGGCAGCACTTCATCCAGGAGGAGCAGATCCTGGAGATCGACTGCACCATGCTCACCCCCGAGGCCGTCCTCAA GACATCAGGACATGTGGACAAATTTGCTGACTACATGGTGAAAGACGTGAAAAATGGCGAGTGCTTCAGGGCTGACCACCTCCTCAAAG CCCACCTCCAGAAGCTGATGTCCGATAAGAAGTGCTCAGCGGATAAGAAGGCTGAGATGGAGGAAGTCACCACTCAG ATGGACAACTACACCCAGCAGGAGCTCACCGACTTCTTTGTGAAATACAACGTGAAGTCTCCCATCACAGGAAATGACCTCACCGCTCCTACCCTTTTCAACCTGATGTTCCAGACGTCCATCGGACCAGGAGGGAACATGACGGG CTATCTGAGGCCTGAAACCGCTCAGGGAATCTTCCTCAACTTCAAGCGACTGCTGGAGTTCAACCAGGGAAAACTTCCCTTCGCTGCTGCTCAAATAGGAAACTCCTTCAGGAACGAGATCTCTCCTCGCTCTGGACTCATCCGCGTCAG AGAGTTCACCATGGCTGAGATCGAGCACTTTGTGGATCCAAGTGAGAAAATCCACCCCAAATTCTCCAATGTAGCCGACCTGGACCTCACGCTCTACTCCTCCAAGGCTCAGACCAGCGGACAGTCTGCAAAGATCATGAGGCTGGGGGACGCCGTGGAGCAG GGAGTGATCAACAACACCGTCCTGGGATACTTCATCGGGAGGATCTACCTCTACCTCACTAAAGTGGGTATCTCCAAAGACAAGCTGCGCTTCCGTCAGCACATGGACAACGAGATGGCTCACTACGCCTGCGACTGCTGGGACGCTGAAACCAAAACCTCCTAT GGCTGGATCGAGATCGTGGGATGTGCCGACCGCTCCTGCTTCGATCTGCAATGCCATGCGAAAGCTACAAAGGTCCCGTTGGTCGCTGAGAAGCCTCTCAAAGAACC CAAAATCGTAAACGTGGTCCAGTTCGAGGCCAACAAAGGAGCCATCGGGAAGGCGTACAAGAAGGACGCTAAGATCGCCATGGAGTATCTGTCCGGGTGTGACGAGAGCTTCATCGCCGAGCAGGAGCAGCTGCTCACTGACGCTGG AGAGTTCACCATCGAGTCAGAAGGCAAGTCCTTCAAACTCACGAAGGACATGGTCAGCGTGAAGCGGTTCCAGAAGACTCTGCACG TGGAGGAAATAGTTCCCAATGTAATCGAGCCCTCCTTCGGTATCGGCAGGGTCATGTACTCCATCTTTGAGCACACGTTCCAGGTCAGAGAAGGTGATGACCAAAGAACG TACTTCAGCTTCCCTGCCACGGTCGCTCCTTACAAATGCTCCGTCCTGCCTCTGAGTCAAAACCAGGATTTCGTGCCCTTCGTGAAGCAGTTAT CCGAGGCGATGACGAAGAACAACGTGTCCTACAAGGTGGACGACTCGGCGGGATCCATCGGGAGACGCTACGCCCGGACGGATGAGATCGGCGTGGCGTTCGGCATCACCATCGACTTCGACACGGTGAACAAGACGCCTCACACCGCCACGCTGAGAGACCGGGACTCCATGAGGCAGATCAGGGCCGAG GTCAGCGAGTTGCCTGACATCGTTCGAGACTTGGCCAACGGATCACTGACCTGGGCCGAGGTGGAGAGCAAGTTCCCCCTCTTCGAAGGCCAGGAGACCGGCAAGAAGGACACGGTCGAAGAGTAA